In Paractinoplanes brasiliensis, the following proteins share a genomic window:
- the yaaA gene encoding peroxide stress protein YaaA: MLILLPPSEGKTPATSGDPVDPAALWLPALATARKRVLSRLVALSKRTSARAMAGSLAVLGLSPGQTGEVTRNASLLTAPAAPAVSVYSGVLYEALDAGSLAPAARAWLDSRAVVFSGLWGVVRLDDRIPAYRLSVGVTLPGLGGLTAYWKKVLPKALDRVASDGPVLDLRSGAYSAMWTPPAGSATVRVLHERVVDGVAERSVVSHFNKATKGRLVRSLAEAAVTPGSVDEIVTALRDLKYTVEERPVAAGRPRQLDVVVTGL; the protein is encoded by the coding sequence GTGCTGATCCTCCTGCCGCCGTCCGAGGGCAAGACGCCCGCCACCTCCGGTGATCCGGTCGACCCGGCCGCGTTGTGGCTGCCCGCGCTGGCCACGGCCCGCAAACGCGTGCTGTCGCGGCTGGTGGCTTTGAGCAAACGGACGAGCGCCCGCGCGATGGCCGGCTCGCTGGCCGTGCTCGGTCTCTCCCCCGGCCAGACGGGCGAGGTCACCCGTAACGCGTCGCTGCTCACGGCGCCCGCCGCGCCCGCCGTCTCGGTGTACAGCGGGGTGCTCTACGAGGCCCTGGACGCCGGCTCGCTGGCTCCGGCGGCGCGCGCATGGCTGGACTCGCGCGCGGTGGTGTTCTCGGGGCTGTGGGGCGTGGTGCGTCTGGACGACCGGATCCCGGCGTACCGGCTGTCGGTCGGGGTCACCTTGCCGGGGCTGGGCGGGCTCACCGCGTACTGGAAGAAGGTCTTGCCGAAGGCCCTGGACCGGGTGGCCTCGGACGGGCCGGTGCTCGACCTGCGCTCGGGGGCCTACAGCGCGATGTGGACGCCGCCCGCCGGCTCGGCCACCGTTCGCGTGCTGCACGAACGGGTGGTCGACGGGGTGGCGGAACGCTCGGTGGTGAGTCACTTCAACAAGGCGACCAAGGGCCGTCTCGTACGCTCGCTGGCCGAGGCCGCCGTCACGCCCGGCTCGGTGGACGAGATCGTCACGGCGTTGCGCGACCTCAAGTACACCGTCGAGGAGCGGCCCGTCGCGGCGGGCCGCCCCCGTCAGCTGGACGTCGTGGTGACCGGCCTGTAG
- the pgm gene encoding phosphoglucomutase (alpha-D-glucose-1,6-bisphosphate-dependent) — protein sequence MSVNPRAGKPAEPRDLIDVPRVISRYYTEHPDPEVVGERVAFGTSGHRGSSLRSAFNEDHIAATSQAIVEYRRDQGTDGPLYLGRDTHALSEPAMVTALEVFAANDVTVLIDSRDGYTPTPAVSHAILTRNRGRTSGLADGVVVTPSHNPPDDGGFKYNPPNGGPADTDATRWIQDRANELIAGGLRDVRRIPAARARQAGSVSGYDFLDAYVGDLPAVIDIDAIRAAGLRVGADPLGGASVAYWGAIAERHGLDLTVVNPNVDPTFGFMTLDWDGKIRMDCSSPYAMASLIEQKDRFQLATGNDADADRHGVVTPDAGLMNPNHYLAVAINYLFANRTGWPSAAAIGKTLVSSSMIDRVAAELGRRLDEVPVGFKWFVPGLLDGSIGFGGEESAGGSFLRRDGSPWSTDKDGILLDLLASEILAVTGRTPSEHYRDLTAKFGEPAYARIDAPATREEKAILGRLSPEQVTAKELAGEPITAVLTTAPGNGAAIGGLKVVTESGWFAARPSGTEDVYKIYAESFHGPDQLARIQEEARAVVGAALKG from the coding sequence ATGTCCGTCAACCCCCGCGCCGGGAAGCCCGCCGAGCCGCGCGACCTGATCGACGTGCCCCGGGTGATCTCGCGCTACTACACCGAGCACCCCGATCCCGAGGTGGTCGGCGAGCGGGTCGCCTTCGGCACGTCCGGTCACCGCGGCTCCAGCCTGCGCAGCGCGTTCAACGAGGACCACATCGCCGCGACCAGCCAGGCGATCGTGGAGTACCGCCGCGACCAGGGCACCGACGGCCCGCTCTACCTGGGCCGCGACACGCACGCGCTGAGCGAGCCGGCCATGGTCACGGCGCTCGAGGTGTTCGCCGCCAACGACGTCACGGTGCTGATCGACAGCCGCGACGGCTACACCCCGACCCCGGCCGTGTCGCACGCCATCCTCACGCGCAACCGCGGTCGCACGAGCGGGCTGGCCGACGGCGTGGTGGTCACCCCGTCGCACAACCCGCCCGACGACGGCGGCTTCAAGTACAACCCGCCCAACGGCGGCCCGGCCGACACCGACGCCACCCGCTGGATCCAGGACAGGGCCAACGAGCTGATCGCGGGCGGCCTGCGGGACGTTCGCCGGATCCCCGCGGCGCGCGCCCGCCAGGCCGGGTCCGTGTCGGGTTACGACTTCCTCGACGCGTACGTGGGCGACCTGCCCGCCGTGATCGACATCGACGCGATCCGGGCGGCCGGGCTGCGCGTGGGCGCCGACCCGCTGGGCGGCGCCAGTGTCGCCTACTGGGGCGCGATCGCCGAGCGGCACGGGCTCGACCTGACCGTGGTGAACCCGAACGTCGACCCGACCTTCGGGTTCATGACGCTCGACTGGGACGGCAAGATCCGCATGGACTGCTCGTCGCCGTACGCGATGGCCTCGCTGATCGAGCAGAAGGACCGGTTCCAGCTGGCCACGGGCAACGACGCCGACGCCGACCGGCACGGCGTCGTCACCCCCGACGCGGGCCTCATGAACCCCAACCACTACCTGGCCGTGGCGATCAACTACCTGTTCGCGAACCGCACAGGGTGGCCGTCGGCGGCCGCCATCGGCAAGACGCTCGTCTCCTCCTCGATGATCGACCGGGTCGCGGCCGAACTGGGCCGCCGCCTCGACGAGGTGCCGGTGGGGTTCAAGTGGTTCGTGCCCGGCCTGCTCGACGGCTCGATCGGCTTCGGCGGCGAGGAGAGCGCCGGCGGCTCGTTCCTGCGGCGCGACGGCAGCCCGTGGAGCACCGACAAGGACGGCATCCTGCTCGACCTGCTCGCCTCCGAGATCCTGGCCGTCACCGGGCGGACCCCCAGCGAGCACTACCGCGACCTCACGGCGAAGTTCGGCGAGCCCGCGTACGCCCGGATCGACGCCCCCGCCACCCGCGAGGAGAAGGCGATCCTGGGCCGTCTGTCGCCCGAGCAGGTCACCGCCAAGGAACTCGCCGGCGAGCCGATCACCGCCGTGCTCACCACCGCCCCCGGCAACGGCGCGGCGATCGGCGGGCTCAAGGTGGTGACCGAGTCGGGCTGGTTCGCCGCCCGCCCCTCCGGCACCGAGGACGTCTACAAGATCTACGCCGAGTCCTTCCACGGCCCGGACCAGCTCGCCCGCATCCAGGAGGAGGCACGCGCCGTGGTGGGGGCCGCGCTGAAAGGCTGA
- a CDS encoding putative bifunctional diguanylate cyclase/phosphodiesterase, protein MTGPVVPAARRAGTGLAPLLIAVAATAAVAVWLVVRDPQDVVIGYAGAPIAMIAAAWSVQRLGAMVMLPRVVRAFWRQLGHAAGILLIGNAAALAMANNDAGMNPYVAVPTLLGMFWAMSAFLRLPMGDRTSLGWLRVLLDLATVAVAGAMIFHYVVLNSAPPGTELTTRATAAVVGVAGLLCLVIIGKAAVRPDAPIDAVSLRILTIPPMVAVAVAVLLIGSHDTARLMISVGGGPLVALSLSAAAYRQRLTLRRPATEAPVRRRRSVNEFLPFAAVLGTAVMVVVVAAREVQGRERVLIVGAVLVTTLVVARQLLGMRENRRMLAGLRDQQAELRRLAMTDTLTELANRTRFVAVLTERLAAHEPASVLLIDIDDFKMVNDTMGPALGDQLLYQVAQRLRANSGARELPARLGGDEFAVLLDVEEVDSAEEAAARILQALAEPFRVGEHHLLAHASLGVAIAGPGDSADEVLRNADIAMYAAKEGGKAAWARFEPRMRQDVVNHARLGSELHNAIIRHELFLLYQPVFDIVTGRLHGAEALVRWTHPTRGFVSPGDFIPVAERSGLIVPLGSWVLREACEQLARWRHEHGDGAIKAINVNVAVRQLREPGFVDEVAAVLSETGLLPQNLVLEVTESSVADGRQVRETLHALHEMGVRLALDDFGTGSSSLSLLRAFPVDVLKLDKSFVDGIADGEDRGRLAVAAAVAQLAEYLQLSAVAEGIESEAQLERLREMGYRLGQGFFMSKPLPADQAGALMGAPAPVVA, encoded by the coding sequence ATGACTGGACCCGTGGTACCCGCCGCCCGGCGTGCGGGGACCGGGCTCGCCCCCCTGCTGATCGCGGTGGCCGCCACCGCGGCGGTCGCCGTGTGGCTGGTGGTGCGTGATCCACAGGACGTCGTGATCGGCTACGCCGGCGCCCCGATCGCCATGATCGCCGCCGCGTGGTCGGTGCAGCGACTCGGCGCGATGGTGATGCTCCCCAGGGTGGTGCGCGCGTTCTGGCGCCAGCTGGGGCACGCCGCCGGCATCCTGCTCATCGGCAACGCCGCCGCCCTGGCCATGGCCAACAACGACGCCGGCATGAACCCGTACGTGGCCGTGCCCACGCTGCTCGGCATGTTCTGGGCGATGTCGGCCTTCCTGCGCCTGCCGATGGGCGACCGGACGTCGCTGGGCTGGCTGCGGGTGCTGCTCGACCTCGCCACCGTGGCCGTCGCCGGCGCGATGATCTTCCACTACGTCGTGCTGAACTCGGCCCCGCCCGGCACCGAGCTGACCACCCGGGCCACGGCCGCCGTCGTCGGTGTGGCCGGGCTGCTCTGCCTGGTGATCATCGGCAAGGCCGCGGTCCGGCCGGACGCCCCGATCGACGCGGTCTCGCTGCGCATTCTCACCATTCCGCCCATGGTCGCCGTCGCGGTGGCCGTGCTGCTGATCGGCAGCCACGACACCGCCCGGCTGATGATCTCGGTCGGGGGCGGCCCGCTGGTCGCTCTCTCGTTGAGCGCGGCCGCCTACCGGCAACGGCTGACGCTGCGCCGCCCGGCGACCGAGGCGCCCGTCCGCAGACGCCGCTCGGTCAACGAATTCCTGCCGTTCGCCGCCGTCCTCGGCACTGCCGTGATGGTGGTCGTCGTCGCGGCCCGCGAGGTCCAGGGCCGTGAACGTGTCCTGATCGTCGGCGCGGTGCTGGTCACCACGCTGGTGGTGGCCCGGCAGCTGCTGGGGATGCGCGAGAACCGGCGGATGCTGGCCGGCCTGCGCGACCAGCAGGCCGAACTGCGGCGGCTGGCCATGACCGACACGCTGACCGAACTGGCCAACCGCACCCGCTTCGTCGCCGTGCTGACCGAACGGCTCGCCGCGCACGAACCCGCCAGCGTGCTGCTCATCGACATCGACGACTTCAAGATGGTCAACGACACGATGGGCCCGGCCCTCGGCGACCAGCTGCTCTACCAGGTGGCCCAGCGGCTACGGGCCAACAGCGGGGCCCGCGAGCTGCCGGCCCGCCTCGGCGGAGACGAGTTCGCCGTGCTGCTCGACGTCGAAGAGGTCGACTCGGCCGAGGAGGCCGCGGCCCGGATCCTGCAGGCCCTGGCCGAGCCGTTCCGGGTCGGTGAGCACCACCTGCTGGCACACGCCAGCCTCGGTGTCGCCATCGCCGGTCCCGGTGACTCGGCCGACGAGGTGCTGCGCAACGCCGACATCGCCATGTACGCGGCCAAGGAGGGCGGCAAGGCGGCCTGGGCCCGGTTCGAGCCGCGGATGCGCCAGGACGTCGTCAACCACGCCCGCCTCGGCAGCGAGCTGCACAACGCGATCATCCGGCACGAGCTCTTCCTGCTCTACCAGCCGGTCTTCGACATCGTCACCGGCCGCCTGCACGGCGCCGAGGCCCTCGTACGCTGGACGCACCCGACCCGCGGCTTCGTCTCGCCCGGCGACTTCATCCCGGTCGCCGAACGCTCCGGCCTGATCGTCCCGCTCGGCTCGTGGGTGCTGCGCGAGGCCTGTGAGCAACTCGCCCGCTGGCGCCACGAACACGGCGACGGGGCGATCAAGGCGATCAACGTGAACGTGGCGGTCCGGCAGCTGCGCGAGCCGGGCTTCGTCGACGAGGTCGCGGCCGTGCTCAGCGAGACCGGGCTGCTGCCGCAGAACCTGGTGCTGGAAGTGACCGAGTCGTCGGTCGCGGACGGCCGGCAGGTGCGCGAGACGCTGCACGCGCTGCACGAGATGGGCGTACGGCTGGCCCTGGACGACTTCGGCACCGGCTCGTCGTCGCTGAGCCTGCTGCGTGCCTTCCCGGTGGACGTCCTGAAGCTGGACAAGTCATTCGTCGACGGCATCGCCGACGGCGAAGACCGAGGCCGCCTGGCCGTGGCCGCGGCAGTGGCCCAGCTGGCCGAGTACTTGCAGCTCAGCGCCGTTGCCGAGGGCATCGAGAGCGAGGCCCAGCTCGAGCGCTTGCGCGAAATGGGCTACCGCCTGGGCCAGGGCTTCTTCATGTCGAAGCCCCTGCCGGCCGACCAGGCCGGCGCGCTGATGGGCGCGCCGGCGCCGGTCGTGGCCTAG
- a CDS encoding MMPL family transporter: MFAGWGSWVARFRWPVLSVALVAVIGAGIWGLGVFGQLTEGGYQDPDSESSQAADAVEKAFGAQGGDLVVIYTPTGGVKVDDVELGKRVRTRLAQLPKSAVTRTTSYWQTKSSQLAAKDKTSGIVIVTLAGTDDGAKLDAFRELDGKLAVAGTNVQLSGSVVLADATSTRSTQDLARAEIISLPVVLILLVLLFGSLVAASLPVLVGGAAVLGSLGVLHAVANVHEVNSFAVNVASLLGLGMAIDYGLFMVGRFREEQNSGRTPSEAVSRTVATAGRTVVFSASLLMIALAGLLLFPQGFLKSLAYGGLAAVGLAALLSLTLLPAMLALLGPRVDKLPVRLPGRKSTTPAESFWGRLATVVLRRPVLFALPILAVLLVLAAPIAGVRFGEADERTLPAGDPARVAIETLKTGYPQFTGDDIPIVLRGDADSSGFAVTLRQLDGIAQVGPAQRAGDVTVFTATLKSTDPFSVEARQVVDDIRSLPVPNGAELLVGGTTARNVDSLSATAAQLPWMVALLVGATLILMFLAFGSILLPIKAVLMSALSLSATFGTLVWIFQDGHGAGLLNVTPAPLEAGIVVLMAAVVFGLSTDYEVFLLSRMVEARAHGASTNEAVTVGLARTGRVISAAALLLIVVTGAFALSSVTTMRFVGVGMIVALFLDATVVRMLLVPAVMGLLGNAVWWAPGPLKRLQERAGLAEHAGEEPPALPSGRHAVGEVTAVLALPPGPSATVKKKAEWDREAAGVMLLPPGMVAQAVSSREAATQVIPRVEDDVVDAEIIEDEPAAVDNEPAADDDKPAGTESEPAATDDTSPVPADNKPAATSDTPPTGTDNDPATTDDTSPVAANNQPAATDDTPPRTDSEPAATDDTSPVPADNKPAATNDTPPTGTNNDPATTDDTSPLAANSEPAAADDTSLVPTGNKPAATNDTPPTGTNNDPATTDDTSPVAANSEPAAADDDSPAADDGETVDGSEPVAVENEPVAVEEEPVSAEDQPALAEDTKPVAADPQDDEPVVAEDEPGAKPASAPSRTESPSAETVDESAAAAVAASSEPFTAASSAPSPPAPHPSSISPSFPPTSASSTSPSSTSASSTSPSSTSPSSDKSEMSDVDGKTGGQDAPLLASHASLTPSSSISGKSEMPDSGRADDVQAVEAGPVGTGPVGAGPVGTGPVGAGPVGTGPVETRLAGDGGSAGSGAWDDDVVDAELVEDDPEPDPPLAAASLNLPVPFFPEPGVYRSGSVSPYTDYSAPDDFFFGPSTSGTFASSLPLPAEPSDPVPYFGERPDFERTRNLSLPELELTRSFDAPDSDTTAIFEAPNREAVRAFESPDPETSGVIVNPEADPLPEPVAPAATTESDDADPAVTRSFDAPDLDATRKLQLPGLESTRRMPAPDIERVRRLGSSATPAEPRTPSKPSVPVVPAASSKSDVPVVPPAPSKPAEPAVPVASAEPLPQRSEPLPQRSAQPPSTEPPTSGSGTANRLSDLFPARRTTEPDDTTSRRRPTIFDEPAPVPEDPGPAPYDRPFPRRRAVEPFPKRPAADSLPRQRPARDPLPKRQAAEPLPAFEQPFPVRKSTEPLPPREPAAYDEPRPARQPAPAEEPVPLLRPSMRGNLPYSVRPAEPPPATPEAATPAEAPAVPPKPAVPAQRRPADLGDHLRTTRPADLGDHLRESRPADLAQYTRRSTVERKRPESPAEHKPARRPATLADQVPAQRRKPEADEPAE; the protein is encoded by the coding sequence GTGTTCGCGGGCTGGGGATCGTGGGTCGCCCGCTTCCGGTGGCCGGTGCTGTCCGTCGCGCTCGTCGCGGTGATCGGCGCGGGCATCTGGGGGCTCGGTGTTTTCGGTCAGCTCACCGAGGGCGGTTATCAGGACCCCGACAGCGAGTCGTCGCAGGCCGCCGACGCGGTCGAGAAGGCGTTCGGCGCGCAGGGCGGCGACCTGGTCGTCATCTACACACCGACCGGCGGGGTCAAGGTCGACGACGTCGAGCTGGGCAAACGGGTCCGCACCCGACTCGCGCAGCTGCCCAAGTCGGCGGTCACGCGCACCACCTCGTACTGGCAGACAAAGTCCTCGCAGCTCGCAGCCAAGGACAAGACCAGCGGCATCGTGATCGTCACGCTGGCCGGCACGGACGACGGCGCCAAGCTCGACGCGTTCCGCGAACTCGACGGCAAACTGGCCGTCGCGGGCACGAACGTGCAGCTGTCCGGCTCGGTCGTGCTGGCCGACGCCACCTCAACCCGCTCCACGCAAGACCTCGCCCGCGCCGAGATCATCTCGCTGCCGGTCGTTCTCATCCTGCTGGTTCTCCTGTTCGGATCGCTGGTCGCCGCCTCCCTGCCGGTGCTCGTCGGCGGCGCCGCGGTGCTGGGCTCGCTCGGCGTCCTGCACGCGGTGGCGAACGTGCACGAGGTCAACTCGTTCGCGGTCAACGTGGCCAGCCTGCTCGGCCTCGGCATGGCCATCGACTACGGCCTGTTCATGGTCGGCCGGTTCCGGGAAGAGCAGAATTCCGGCCGTACGCCATCCGAAGCCGTCAGCCGCACGGTCGCGACCGCCGGACGCACGGTCGTCTTCTCGGCGTCGCTGCTGATGATCGCGCTCGCCGGCCTGCTCCTGTTCCCGCAGGGCTTCCTCAAGAGCCTCGCGTACGGGGGTCTGGCCGCGGTCGGTCTGGCCGCGCTGCTCTCACTGACTCTGCTGCCGGCGATGCTCGCGCTGCTCGGCCCACGCGTCGACAAGCTGCCCGTCCGGCTGCCCGGCCGCAAGAGCACCACCCCCGCCGAATCCTTCTGGGGCCGGCTCGCCACCGTCGTGCTGCGCCGCCCGGTGCTGTTCGCGCTGCCCATCCTGGCCGTGCTGCTGGTCCTGGCGGCGCCGATCGCCGGGGTCCGGTTCGGCGAGGCCGACGAGCGTACGCTGCCGGCGGGCGACCCGGCCCGGGTGGCGATCGAGACCCTCAAGACCGGCTACCCGCAGTTCACCGGCGACGACATCCCGATCGTGCTGCGCGGCGACGCCGACAGCTCCGGGTTCGCCGTCACGCTGCGCCAGCTCGACGGCATCGCCCAGGTCGGCCCGGCCCAGCGCGCCGGCGACGTCACCGTCTTCACCGCGACGCTCAAATCGACCGACCCGTTCAGTGTCGAGGCCCGTCAGGTGGTCGACGACATCCGTTCGCTGCCCGTGCCCAACGGCGCGGAACTGCTGGTCGGAGGAACCACGGCCCGCAACGTGGACAGCCTGTCGGCCACCGCGGCCCAGCTGCCGTGGATGGTGGCCCTGCTGGTCGGCGCCACCCTGATCCTGATGTTCCTGGCCTTCGGCTCGATCCTGCTGCCGATCAAGGCCGTGCTGATGAGCGCGCTCAGCCTCAGCGCGACATTCGGCACCCTGGTCTGGATCTTCCAGGACGGCCACGGCGCGGGCCTGCTGAACGTGACCCCGGCGCCGCTCGAAGCGGGCATCGTCGTCCTCATGGCGGCCGTGGTGTTCGGCCTGTCCACCGACTACGAGGTGTTCCTGCTCTCGCGCATGGTCGAGGCCCGCGCCCACGGCGCGTCGACGAACGAGGCGGTCACGGTCGGCCTGGCCCGCACCGGCCGCGTCATCAGCGCGGCGGCCCTGCTGCTCATCGTGGTGACCGGGGCGTTCGCGCTGTCGTCGGTCACCACCATGCGGTTCGTGGGCGTCGGCATGATCGTGGCGCTCTTCCTGGACGCGACGGTGGTGCGCATGCTGCTGGTGCCGGCCGTGATGGGCCTGCTCGGCAACGCCGTCTGGTGGGCGCCGGGGCCGCTGAAGCGCCTGCAGGAAAGGGCCGGGCTGGCCGAGCACGCGGGCGAGGAGCCCCCGGCGTTGCCCTCGGGACGGCACGCGGTGGGCGAGGTCACCGCGGTGCTGGCTTTGCCGCCGGGGCCGTCCGCCACGGTCAAGAAGAAGGCGGAATGGGACCGGGAAGCGGCCGGGGTGATGCTGCTGCCGCCGGGAATGGTGGCGCAGGCGGTGTCCTCCCGCGAGGCGGCCACGCAGGTCATCCCCCGGGTCGAGGACGACGTCGTCGACGCCGAGATCATCGAGGACGAGCCGGCCGCCGTGGACAACGAGCCCGCCGCCGACGACGACAAACCGGCGGGCACGGAGAGCGAACCGGCCGCCACGGACGACACCTCGCCCGTTCCCGCGGACAACAAACCCGCCGCCACCAGCGACACCCCGCCGACAGGCACGGACAACGACCCAGCCACCACGGACGACACCTCACCGGTGGCTGCGAACAACCAGCCCGCCGCCACGGACGACACCCCGCCGCGCACGGACAGCGAACCGGCCGCCACGGACGACACCTCGCCCGTTCCCGCGGACAACAAACCCGCCGCCACCAACGACACCCCGCCGACGGGCACGAACAACGACCCAGCCACCACGGACGACACCTCACCGCTGGCTGCGAACAGCGAACCTGCCGCCGCGGACGACACCTCTCTGGTTCCCACCGGCAACAAACCCGCCGCCACCAACGACACCCCGCCGACGGGCACGAACAACGACCCAGCCACCACGGACGACACCTCGCCGGTGGCTGCGAACAGCGAACCTGCCGCCGCGGATGACGACTCGCCGGCTGCCGACGACGGCGAGACCGTGGACGGCTCCGAGCCGGTCGCCGTTGAGAACGAGCCGGTCGCCGTTGAGGAAGAGCCCGTCAGCGCTGAGGACCAGCCTGCCCTCGCGGAGGACACCAAGCCTGTCGCCGCCGACCCCCAGGACGACGAGCCGGTCGTCGCCGAGGATGAGCCCGGTGCGAAGCCTGCATCTGCGCCCTCCAGGACCGAGTCGCCGTCGGCGGAAACCGTCGACGAATCTGCCGCGGCCGCCGTTGCCGCCTCTTCGGAGCCCTTCACCGCGGCCTCCTCCGCCCCCTCACCCCCCGCTCCGCATCCGTCCTCCATCTCACCTTCCTTCCCGCCTACTTCCGCCTCGTCCACGTCCCCCTCGTCCACTTCCGCCTCCTCGACCTCCCCCTCGTCCACCTCCCCCTCGTCCGACAAATCGGAAATGTCAGATGTGGACGGAAAGACGGGCGGGCAGGATGCGCCCCTGCTCGCGTCCCACGCCTCGCTGACACCCTCGTCGTCAATATCCGGCAAATCGGAAATGCCGGACTCGGGGCGAGCAGACGATGTGCAGGCCGTCGAGGCGGGGCCCGTCGGGACGGGGCCCGTCGGGGCGGGGCCTGTCGGGACGGGGCCCGTCGGGGCGGGGCCTGTCGGGACGGGGCCTGTCGAGACCCGGTTGGCCGGGGACGGCGGTTCGGCCGGTTCCGGCGCGTGGGATGACGACGTCGTGGATGCCGAGCTGGTCGAGGACGATCCCGAACCCGATCCGCCGCTGGCTGCCGCCTCGCTCAACCTGCCGGTGCCCTTCTTCCCCGAGCCGGGGGTCTACCGATCCGGGTCGGTGAGCCCGTACACCGACTACTCGGCGCCGGACGACTTCTTCTTCGGCCCTTCGACAAGTGGGACGTTCGCCAGCTCGCTGCCGCTGCCGGCCGAGCCGTCGGATCCGGTGCCCTACTTCGGCGAACGGCCGGACTTCGAGCGCACCCGCAACCTCTCGCTGCCCGAGCTGGAGCTGACCCGCAGCTTCGACGCCCCGGACAGTGACACCACCGCGATCTTCGAGGCGCCCAACCGCGAGGCCGTACGGGCCTTCGAGTCCCCGGACCCGGAAACCTCCGGCGTGATCGTGAACCCCGAGGCAGACCCGCTCCCCGAGCCGGTGGCCCCCGCCGCGACGACGGAGTCCGACGACGCGGATCCCGCCGTCACCCGCAGCTTCGACGCCCCGGATCTCGACGCCACCCGCAAGCTGCAACTGCCCGGCCTCGAGTCGACCCGCCGGATGCCCGCGCCCGACATCGAGCGTGTTCGCCGGCTGGGGTCGTCGGCCACCCCGGCCGAGCCCAGGACGCCGTCGAAGCCCTCCGTGCCGGTTGTCCCGGCCGCGTCGAGCAAGTCCGATGTGCCCGTTGTCCCGCCGGCGCCGAGCAAGCCCGCCGAGCCGGCCGTTCCGGTCGCTTCGGCCGAGCCGCTGCCCCAGCGTTCCGAGCCGCTGCCCCAGCGTTCCGCACAGCCCCCGTCGACCGAGCCGCCCACCAGCGGCAGCGGAACGGCGAACCGCCTCTCCGACCTGTTCCCGGCTCGCCGCACCACCGAGCCCGACGACACCACGTCGCGGCGCCGTCCGACGATCTTCGACGAGCCCGCGCCGGTGCCCGAGGATCCCGGCCCGGCCCCGTACGACAGGCCTTTCCCCCGCCGCCGGGCAGTCGAGCCGTTCCCGAAGCGTCCCGCGGCCGATTCGCTCCCCCGGCAGCGTCCGGCGAGGGACCCGCTTCCCAAGCGGCAGGCCGCCGAGCCCTTGCCCGCGTTCGAGCAGCCGTTCCCCGTACGGAAATCGACCGAGCCGCTGCCCCCGCGGGAGCCGGCGGCGTACGACGAACCGCGCCCGGCGCGGCAGCCCGCTCCGGCGGAGGAGCCGGTTCCGCTACTGCGCCCGTCGATGCGTGGCAACCTGCCGTACTCGGTCCGCCCGGCCGAGCCGCCCCCCGCAACGCCGGAGGCGGCGACACCCGCGGAGGCTCCCGCCGTCCCGCCGAAACCGGCTGTTCCCGCGCAGCGCCGGCCCGCCGACCTGGGCGACCACCTGCGTACGACCCGGCCCGCCGACCTGGGCGACCACCTGCGCGAGTCCCGCCCGGCCGACCTGGCCCAATACACCCGCCGCTCGACCGTGGAACGCAAGCGCCCCGAAAGTCCGGCCGAGCACAAACCGGCCCGCCGCCCGGCGACGCTGGCCGATCAGGTTCCGGCCCAACGCCGCAAACCGGAGGCCGACGAACCGGCCGAATAG
- a CDS encoding FKBP-type peptidyl-prolyl cis-trans isomerase, translating to MSTETARPITGDRAKRRTQAVAGAVAGVAVVAVLVTVFVTVRGGSDEPAGRPAAAPPPATVEATPEAPPSAETPAEPPAPAPVSTPPELSKEPVVKAGKGKLTELKVTPLVAGRGPAVKAGQTVTANYVLIGYATGQVIDSSWQRGEPFSTPIGAGRVIEGWDKSIPGQKVGSRVQIDVPAAMAYGEEQGDLRFVVDILAAQ from the coding sequence ATGAGCACCGAGACCGCCCGGCCCATCACCGGCGACAGGGCCAAGCGCCGTACCCAGGCCGTCGCCGGCGCCGTCGCCGGGGTGGCGGTGGTCGCCGTTCTGGTGACCGTCTTCGTCACCGTCCGCGGCGGCTCCGACGAGCCCGCGGGCCGGCCTGCCGCCGCGCCCCCGCCCGCCACGGTGGAGGCGACGCCCGAGGCCCCGCCGTCGGCCGAGACCCCCGCCGAGCCGCCCGCGCCGGCGCCGGTCAGCACCCCGCCCGAGCTGTCGAAGGAGCCTGTCGTCAAGGCGGGCAAGGGCAAGCTGACCGAGCTCAAGGTCACCCCGCTGGTGGCCGGTCGCGGCCCCGCGGTCAAGGCGGGCCAGACCGTGACCGCCAACTACGTGCTCATCGGCTACGCCACCGGGCAGGTCATCGATTCGTCGTGGCAGCGTGGCGAGCCGTTCAGCACTCCGATCGGCGCGGGCCGGGTCATCGAGGGCTGGGACAAGAGCATCCCCGGCCAGAAGGTCGGCAGCCGCGTCCAGATCGACGTGCCCGCGGCCATGGCCTACGGCGAGGAGCAGGGCGACCTGCGCTTCGTCGTCGACATCCTGGCCGCGCAGTAA